In Mesorhizobium sp. M9A.F.Ca.ET.002.03.1.2, the DNA window TGCTTGTGCGGCGGATAGCTCGATGTGTGGCCGCCCGGCGTGATGACCTCGACCACCAGCAATGAGTCTGCCGGCTTGCCCTCCGGCAGGATGTTGGTGACATAGCGCGTGTTGGTGCCCTTGCCGCGAACTTCCTGGCCGAGATCGTCCGGCCCGATGACGCGGACGGGCAGGCCGCCGCCAAGTCCAGGCGCCGAGCAGACGGCGAGTTCGAGATCGGTGTCGGCGATCACCGACCAGTCAGAGCCTTGCGGCACATAAACAGACCACGGCTTACCTTCGAAGGGCGACATGCGTTCGCCAAGCAGGCCGAGATCCTTGCCGCCGGCCTTGGCCTTGCCCTTGCCGGTGACGAACACCAGGCAGACTTCACGATTCTCCGTTTGCCCGGAGGCTGTTTCGCCCGGCCGCAGCCGATGCAGATCGAAACCGACATAGGTCCAGCCGGCGTTTTGCGGCGTTACATGGGCGACGCGGCCATGGCCCTTATCGGCTTTGACGAGCAGTTTCGGCATTTTGTCTCTCCTATTTCAGTGGCTTGACGGGCTACAGGCGTGAAGCCAAGCCGCTTGTTTGAAAGACCATCGCAAATCTTCGAGATTGACCGGCGCCTTCCAATTTCGTCATCCTAGGGCGTAGCAGGAGCGAAGCTCCGTCGCGAAGACCCTAGGATCCATGCCGTAACCTCAGTCGAAGAGCGCAGCCGAGCGGAATTCTGCACCGCAGCGGCTGTTTTGATGTCACGGCATGGATCCTGGGGTCTGCGCCGCGTCGCTTCGCTCCTTGCTCCGCCCCAGGATGACGAAACGAGAGGCGTTTCAGCTAATCTCCAACGCATGCGACCCGTCATGCGCGCAGTGCCCGACCCGTAAGCCTTCTGCGCCATGGACCGCTTTATTCCTTTGGCTCGACCGGAGGCTTGCTCTCGTCCACCGGCTTATAGAGATAGAAGAACTGCCAGACGGCATAACCGGCGAAACCGAGTGCGATCGTGCCCCAGAACGGCGCGCCGGTGGCAAACTCGACCACGGCCCAGGCCAGGCAGACCGCGACGATGGCAACGCGCCGCCACAGAGGCCGGAAGAACGGATGCTCGGAGTCCTTCATCGGATCAGCCCCCGCATCGGATCAGCCCATCGTCGGGAACACTGCGTTCAAGCATTGGGGAAGCCCTGTGTCTCAACCGTGTAGCCGGCGACCGTCATCACCCGCATCAACTCCTTGTAGCCGACTTGCGCCATCTTGAGTGGCGGATTCTTTCTAGGGTCCTGCTCGGCCTCGACCACGAACCAGCCTTCATAGCCATAGTTCGCCAGCCTTTCCACAATGGCGCCAAAATCCAGCGAGCCATCTCCCGGCACGGTGAAGGCGCCGAGCGCCACGGCATCGAGGAAGGATTGCTTCTGGCGGTCGAGTTTCTCGATCACCTCCATGCGCACGTCCTTCACATGCACGTGGTTGATGCGCTTGTGATGATTGTCGATGGCGCGCAGCACGTCACCACCGGCAAAAGCCAGGTGGCCTGCATCGAGCAGCAGCGGAATGCCTGCTCCCGAGTAGCGCATGAATGCATCGAGTTCGGGCTCGGTCTCGACGACCGCAGCCATGTGATGGTGATAGGAGAGCGGCATGCCTTGCTCGGCGCACCATTCGCCGAACTGCGTGAGGCGCCTCGCATAGGCTTTCATCTCGTCGTCCGAAAGCCTGGGCTTGGTGGCGAGCGGCTTCGAGCGATCGCCCTGGATGGAGCGGCCGACCTCGCCATAGACGATGCAAGGCGCGTTCACCGCCTTGAACAGATCGATCATCGGCTGGATGCGATCCTTGTTCTTCGCCATCTCTTCGTCGACCAGCGTACCGGAGAACCAGCCACCGCAAAGCGTGACGTCGGCCTCTTTCAGGATCGGCAGCATGATTTTCGGATCATTGGGAAAGCGGCGGCCCATTTCCATGCCGATGAAGCCAGCCGAACGCGATTGCGCCAAGCATTCCTCCAGCGACACGTCATCGCTCAGTTCCGCAAGATCGTCGTTCCACCATGCAATGGGGGACATGCCCAATTTGGCTTTCAAG includes these proteins:
- the iolB gene encoding 5-deoxy-glucuronate isomerase: MPKLLVKADKGHGRVAHVTPQNAGWTYVGFDLHRLRPGETASGQTENREVCLVFVTGKGKAKAGGKDLGLLGERMSPFEGKPWSVYVPQGSDWSVIADTDLELAVCSAPGLGGGLPVRVIGPDDLGQEVRGKGTNTRYVTNILPEGKPADSLLVVEVITPGGHTSSYPPHKHDQDNLPAESYLEETYYHRLNPPQGFAFQRVYTDADKNGARALDEAMAIEDGDVVLVPKGYHPCAACHGYDLYYLNVMAGPKRTWKFHNAPEHEWLMKS
- a CDS encoding DUF3329 domain-containing protein, giving the protein MKDSEHPFFRPLWRRVAIVAVCLAWAVVEFATGAPFWGTIALGFAGYAVWQFFYLYKPVDESKPPVEPKE
- the iolE gene encoding myo-inosose-2 dehydratase; the encoded protein is MKAKLGMSPIAWWNDDLAELSDDVSLEECLAQSRSAGFIGMEMGRRFPNDPKIMLPILKEADVTLCGGWFSGTLVDEEMAKNKDRIQPMIDLFKAVNAPCIVYGEVGRSIQGDRSKPLATKPRLSDDEMKAYARRLTQFGEWCAEQGMPLSYHHHMAAVVETEPELDAFMRYSGAGIPLLLDAGHLAFAGGDVLRAIDNHHKRINHVHVKDVRMEVIEKLDRQKQSFLDAVALGAFTVPGDGSLDFGAIVERLANYGYEGWFVVEAEQDPRKNPPLKMAQVGYKELMRVMTVAGYTVETQGFPNA